GATTTCACCGATCAATTCATGATTATGTTTAGCGTAAAGGTCTAAGGCTAATTTAGCTTGCACCGGATTGTCACCAATTCCCACGGTGGTATACAAGCCTAGCTTTTGCCGAACTGTCTTTTGAATCAAGCGGGCCACTTCGCGAACGGAATTGCCAAACAGCCGCCAAGTATGGGTCATATCAAGAATGCTTTCATCAATTGAATACGGCCAAACCTCTTTTTCAGTGGTAAATTGATGAAAGATCTGATTGATCTGCAAATTACGTTGAATATAAAGGTTCATGCGCGGTGGCACGACCCACAACCTGGGGTCATTGGGTAAGTCACGTTTACGGGAGACGTTGGCTTTAAGATGAAATAAGTGCTTAGCTTCGGGTGACGTGGCTAAAATGAGTCCGCCATTGGTATTTTCAGCTTCACTAAGGACCACTAATGGGACTTTTAAGGGATTTAGCCCCCGGAAAACGGCTTCGCAACTAGCATAAAAGGACTTGTTATCAATTAAGAAGAACACGCCATGCGGTTCATCATCAGTAAACAATTTCATCACTTCCGTTAGCTTTTACCTGTATTGTAGCACAGAAGGCAAACATACGTTCCCTAAAAGCTGCTAGAAAGCTGATTAAAAATAGTCGAAAGTCAGTTATAGTCATGTTATAATGTAACCAGAAAAGGGAAGCCCCGCTAGAACAGGACTTCCCATGCAAGCCGCTTCAAAGGCGGTGGCGAAGTTAATAAGACAGCATTAAGCTACCCTGTAACTGGCCAAAGTTACGCAGGGCGGCTTTTTTATTTGTTCCTTTTGTCGATGTACGTTAGCAACGCCAAAATAAACATTGCAAACAGCAACATCAACGAGAGTGTCTGGAAGACGCTCATTGACTGTGAAACCTTCCTGAAGATTATTCCATGTTCCCATGGGCCTCACCTCACAAGGGAAAAGACAGCCACCGCCCTTAAAACTTCCTGCGTAATCCATTATACAGGTGAATTAAGTATTGACCAAGCACAATAAAAAGTAGACAGTCATTGCCATGTATAATCACTGGTGAACGGGAATCTTAAGAAAATACTCGCTAGTTTTATCTGTCTACAAGAATTGTTGGAATACTGTTTTGTTGCATCTTAGAATTTTTCTACTATGAGACTGTACTTGTTGGGACAATCTGTCATAATGAAATAAAAACCAAAGGATATGGCACATAATGGAGCAAAATTATTTTCAGTATATATCAGAACACCTTGAAAAAAATCCAAGAATCAATGAATTAAAAGAAGCCTTAATTAGTTTTTCAAGGGAAAATCATCAGCCTGTATATCTTATTGATACACCTCTTTTAGATAAGCAAGAATTTAGTTATGAATATGAATTAGCTGCCGTTATACTTATTCCAAATAGAAAATTCTTTTTTTTGAATTTTGGAAATCAGAATGATGACGCTTTTAAAAAATATGCCAATAATTTTTTAGAAGATTTAAATAGTCTGATTTCAAAATATAAATTCCAAAAGAAAATTGGTCGTTTAAGTGATATAAAAGAAAAAATAATTGAATTTGCAAATATTAATAATCAAGAAGAATTGATTAAAAAAATACAAAACGGGACATTAGATTCTAGTTTAATTCGAAAAACAAATATTATATTATCTCTTGCCATAGGATCAGTTAATAACGCCAATTCGTTTGTACCACAGGAAGCAACAAATACTCTTGACAAGATTAAGAATCAGATAATTTTATTTGATTCTGATCAAACATCCTTTATGTATAAAGACAAACCTCAAAAAAAGATTACAGTGCAAGGCCTTGCAGGAACGGGTAAAACTGAGCTTCTATTTCATAAACTGGTTAATTTATATGTATCTGGTATATCCAATAAGACAAAGATAGCGTTCACTTTTTACAATCAAATTTTGGAACACAAAACACATAATAGAGTTATTTCATTTTTTGATTATATGCAAGTTTCAGAACAAATTAAGTGGAATGAACGTTTATGGGTAATGAGAGGATGGGGAAGCGCTTCTGATGGTAATTCCGGAGTATATGCTTTTATTTGTCAATACTACGGAATTCCATTTCAGAGGTTTCAGAGATTTCCTAAAATTGATTTCGATAAAGTGTGTCATGATGCCCTTATGCTTCTTAGGCAAATGGATGACTTTGAGCCTTGTTTTGATGATATTCTAATAGATGAAAGTCAAGACTTCCCTGAAAGTTTTTTTGACTTATGTGAAAAGGTAACAAAAGATAAGGTTATTATTGCTGGCGATATTTTTCAGAATATTTTTTCTAATTTAAATGAAAAAACCATACAACCGGACTTTCTTTTGAATAGAGTTTACAGGAATGATCCACGGACATTTATGTTTGCCCAATCAGTTGGGTTTGCACTTCAAGAAAAAAAAGTGATTCGATGGCTTTCGGATAAAGAGTGGCAGTCGTGTGGTTATATAGTTCAGAAAAACCAAAACAGTACCCCAATTGAGTACTCACTAACAAGAGCACCCATCAGAAGATTTGAAAACATTGATGAAAATGAAAACGCGATAGACATAGTATTATCTAAAAAAGAGGAAATAGTCGGCAATATAATCAATACTATAAAAAATTTAAAAAAAGATAATCCAACGATGAGCCCCTCTGATGTAGCCGTTATTTTCTTAACAGAAAAAAATGAAAGTATTGGCTACCAACAAGCAAATGAAGTTTCCGATAAGCTAGATACTACCTTTCATTGGAAATCTAATAAGGGCTATGAAACTCGTAATACTGATGCAGAAAATGTTGTCTTTATTAGCAACCAAAACAATATCAAAGGACTGGAATTTCCGTTTGTTATCTGTGTGGTAAACGGTGAGCTTAAATCTGATAAAGTCTTGGATAGAAACGCATTATATATGATGTTAACCAGATCGTTTGTTTCATCAAAATTGTTATTATCTAACAATGATGAGAATAAGGAGTTTTATTCCACTTATAAGAAAGTAGTAGACCTTCTATTACAAGAAAAAAAATTAACAGTCAAAAAGCCAACAAAAGACAATATTATAAGCAAAGATGTGTTGAAAAATCTGGCCAGTGCCGTTAATATGTCACATGACGAACTAGTTCTTCATGAATTAACTTCCTCACTTTCTATAGATGAATCGTCTATTTCTCAAAATACTATTAGAAAAATAACATCTATAATGCAGCAAATGGATGTAGATCTTGACAATCCGAATGACATTTCAGATTATATTGAAAACAATAAAAAAAGACTGAAGCAGATGATTAAATCATGAAATTATCTTTTCGAGATTGTTCATATAAAGCACCTTATAATGTAAAAGACGCTTTCAATAATGGTAGTATCGTAAAAACAAAATATGACATTATAAGAGAAGTTATCGAATTGCTTAGAGCCTGGTCAATGATCAAAACCTTGACACCGCAAGACTGTAAAAAAAGTAATACAATCTGTCTTAACTATGGAAAGGGAATGAGCAGTCGGTTCATTTACGTTCAAAATGATAAGCGAATTATTACTATGCAAAATCCTTTTACAGTAAGAGAATCCCAGCAATCACCAGGTGCATTTGAACTAGTAGACCCTATAACTAATTTGGTCATGAATGCTAGAAACGTAAGTATTCTAACAGTATTATTTAATCCAAAGGGAAATTCTTTATTTAAAGGGACCAAATCTCAAGAACAGGTAGTTAAATACTCACCATATTCATGCTTAGTTGACGATACGGCTAGAGGTACCGATGATATGAATAATATTTCAACAATTGAAGATTTTTTTAGAGAGACTTTTGACTCATTTGGTGTTAAAAATATCGAAGATGAGTATTTTTATAAATGGTGGGTCTTGTTCTGCCGATTTTTGTCTTTTGACAGTGAATATGTTAGATATGATGATGACATAGAAAACACGTCAGAAAGCCATCCAAGGTACCATTTAGATATCAATCTGGGAAGTTCCTTCAAGATTGGCGTTGGTAAAAAATATAATGTTGCTGATGTATTCAACCTACTAGATAAAAATGGGAATACTCCAAACTTAAAATTCAAGTAATTGATGATTATTTGAATGATTTATATAAAAATAAAGAAGTTAGGATAAGTAGGCTGGCTTCTTTTCTATTTAGAATTATTTTATTGAATATGATAAGCAAAAACGGCCAATAGGGTATACCCTAGTGGCCGTTTTTGTTTCTGTGCTATACTAAGAATTACAAATGTTCATTAGAACTGTCCAAAAGGAGAACTGGAAATGGCTAAAATCGGTTATGCGCGCGTGAGTTCCAAGGAGCAACATTTAGATCGACAGTTGGCGGCTTTAAAAGGTGTTGATAAATTGTTTACGGATAAATTAAGTGGGGCTAACACGAATCGGCCAGAACTGCAAAAAATGCTGGTCTATATTCGTGAGGGTGATATTGTAATGGTCACTGAATTAGATCGCTTAGGCAGAAACAACCATGATTTGACTAAGATCATGAATTCCATTCAAAATAAGGGTGCCACCCTAGATGTGTTGAATTTACCGTCCATGACAGGAATTGCTGACCCAAATTTACGTCAACTGATGACCAACTTGATTATTGAACTCTATAAGTATCAGGCCGAAAGTGAACGTAAGCGAATCATTGAGCGCCAGCAGCAAGGGATTGCCTTAGCTAAGCAGCAGGGTAAATATCATGGGCGCAAACCCCAATACACCCAAGACGATCCCCGCTTGCAACATGCTTTTAAGCTTTACGAGGCAGGCATGAGTGATGTCGATGTTGCCCGTAATACAGGTATTAAACGGACGACCTTTATTCGATACCGTGTGAAATACGGTATTAAAAGAAAATAGGGCCCCCCTTTTGGTTAGCACATGTTAACTGAAAGGGTCCCTATTTTCTTTACTTAATAAGTCTAATTAAATTAGTGGCCTTGGTCGAAGAAGGCATCAACTATTTTAATCAACTAGATCGTTCACCAGCAAGAAACGACCTCACCCCAGCGGAATACTGGAATGAGGCCGTTTAAGCAAAGAAAAACTTATATTATTTCAAATGACAACTTGACAGGGACTAGTACAACTCAGGGGGCTTTACTTTAATATTTCCTGTAGATATTAGCCTTTTTTTAATTTTAATTATGCCTAGAAGCCTATGTTAGAAGTCATAGTCGCCGCTACTCATAGCTTCAGCATTACCCATTAGATAGCCAGCACCAACTTGTGAAAAGAAATCATGATTGGCCGTTTCGGTTGAAATTCCGTTCATTACGATTGGGTTGATATCTTTAATCTCAGCATTAGGGAAGCGGGATTCAAAGCCCATATTTTGGAGCGCCTTGTTGGCGTTGTAGTGAACGAATTGTTTAACGTCTTCCGCTAACCCAATCGGCGCGTAAACTTCTTCGGTGAACGCAAACTCGTTCTCAAGGAGATCGTCGAGCAACTCATCCATCCACTTTTTGAATGTTTTTTGTTCAGTCGCCGATAGCTCGTTATATCCCAATTGAAATTTGTAGCCGAGGTAGGTACCATGAACAGATTCATCGCGGATCACCAGTTTGATAACTTCAGAAAGATTTGCCAGCTTATTGTTACCACGGTACCAAAGTGGGGTAAAAAAGTTGGTGTAGTACAAAATTCCTTCAAGAAAGACGCTTGCAACTTTCTTTTCAAGGTTGTTTCCCGTTTGATAAATATCATTGATCCGTTTGGCTTTGTATTGCATTCTGGGATTATTGTTCATCCATTTGAATACTTCGTCAACAGTGGCTTGATCGTTCAAAGATGTCAAAATAGTGCCGTAGCTTTTGGCATGAATTGACTCCATCATCAAAAAGTCATTGAGGACTGCTGCTTCTTTTCGTGTCCGAACGTCGGGCCGCATCACGTCGACTCCTTCTTCAGATTGGAGTGTGTCTAGCAAGGCTAATCCACCCACAACCCGATTGATAACCGATTTTTCGGTGCCAGAGAGTGTCCGCCAGTCCCGTAAATCATTAGAAACAGGTACTCGCGTATCCAGCCAGTATTGTGCCGTTGCTTTATCCCATACATATTCGTCAAGTTCGTCTTCGATGATGTCCCAATTAATTGTTTTATAGCTCATTAGTTGAATACTCCTTAAAAGTCGTAGTCGTCATCGGTCATTTTTTCAGTGTCCGATTCATTGTTTTCAGCTGTTACCTGTTGCAAAAATTGATTTTGATCAATCATCAGTTCTTTGAGTTGCGCCACTAGTGAAGACGGTTGAACTTCGTAGACAGCGTTAAAGCCAAGTGACATTAATGCATGATTGGCACCATAGGAGGCCAGATTGATGGCTTCGGTGGCATCGTCAAGGTTAGCTTCTAAGAAGTCTTTTTCAGTTTGCATGAGTTGATCAAACTGTGTATTAATCCAATACTGCAGTTCGGTTTGATCACTTACAGTGAGTTCTTCAAATCTGAGGCGAAATTTGTAACCAATATAAGCACTAAAAAGAGCGCTACCGCGGAGAATATTAGCCAACATTTGGTAAGTATTGACGAGAGCCTGTGTTTGAAGTATTGTCCAGTATTTACCAAACGAGAGCCCAGTTTCAGTCAGAATAAAAAGGGCTTTTTTCTGTAAGGCCATATCGCTAGTGCTCATTTGGGCTAGTTGGTCAATTTCAGCTTGCAGATTGGCATTATCATCTGCCCAAGTAAAACTTTCACCGCCGTTACCCGGAATCAGAGCCCGGAAAATGGTCGTACAGCTTTTGGCATGGACTGATTTCATAAAGGTAATGGTGTTTAATACGGATTCTTCTTGTTGAGTTCGCCGATCGTGGCGAATAGCAGGGGTGCCAACTTCTGATTGGTAGACGGCTAACATTGATGTACCTGCCAACATACGAGTAATGGCCTGTTGTTGAGTATCTGATAGCTGTTGCCAAGCCGTTTGATCATTCGTGATGGGAATCCGAATGTCCAACCAAAAGTTAGTGGTGAGTCGTTCCCACATGTATTTATCGAAATTATCTTTAATATCATCCCAGTTAATTGCTTTGTAGTATAAGTAGTCCATCGTTATTTGTTCGTCTCCTTAATTAGGATTCATGGGTATATGGGTCTTGTGACCCAATA
The Lactiplantibacillus brownii genome window above contains:
- a CDS encoding putative holin-like toxin, with the translated sequence MSVFQTLSLMLLFAMFILALLTYIDKRNK
- a CDS encoding ATP-binding domain-containing protein — encoded protein: MEQNYFQYISEHLEKNPRINELKEALISFSRENHQPVYLIDTPLLDKQEFSYEYELAAVILIPNRKFFFLNFGNQNDDAFKKYANNFLEDLNSLISKYKFQKKIGRLSDIKEKIIEFANINNQEELIKKIQNGTLDSSLIRKTNIILSLAIGSVNNANSFVPQEATNTLDKIKNQIILFDSDQTSFMYKDKPQKKITVQGLAGTGKTELLFHKLVNLYVSGISNKTKIAFTFYNQILEHKTHNRVISFFDYMQVSEQIKWNERLWVMRGWGSASDGNSGVYAFICQYYGIPFQRFQRFPKIDFDKVCHDALMLLRQMDDFEPCFDDILIDESQDFPESFFDLCEKVTKDKVIIAGDIFQNIFSNLNEKTIQPDFLLNRVYRNDPRTFMFAQSVGFALQEKKVIRWLSDKEWQSCGYIVQKNQNSTPIEYSLTRAPIRRFENIDENENAIDIVLSKKEEIVGNIINTIKNLKKDNPTMSPSDVAVIFLTEKNESIGYQQANEVSDKLDTTFHWKSNKGYETRNTDAENVVFISNQNNIKGLEFPFVICVVNGELKSDKVLDRNALYMMLTRSFVSSKLLLSNNDENKEFYSTYKKVVDLLLQEKKLTVKKPTKDNIISKDVLKNLASAVNMSHDELVLHELTSSLSIDESSISQNTIRKITSIMQQMDVDLDNPNDISDYIENNKKRLKQMIKS
- a CDS encoding recombinase family protein yields the protein MAKIGYARVSSKEQHLDRQLAALKGVDKLFTDKLSGANTNRPELQKMLVYIREGDIVMVTELDRLGRNNHDLTKIMNSIQNKGATLDVLNLPSMTGIADPNLRQLMTNLIIELYKYQAESERKRIIERQQQGIALAKQQGKYHGRKPQYTQDDPRLQHAFKLYEAGMSDVDVARNTGIKRTTFIRYRVKYGIKRK
- the nrdF gene encoding class 1b ribonucleoside-diphosphate reductase subunit beta, encoding MSYKTINWDIIEDELDEYVWDKATAQYWLDTRVPVSNDLRDWRTLSGTEKSVINRVVGGLALLDTLQSEEGVDVMRPDVRTRKEAAVLNDFLMMESIHAKSYGTILTSLNDQATVDEVFKWMNNNPRMQYKAKRINDIYQTGNNLEKKVASVFLEGILYYTNFFTPLWYRGNNKLANLSEVIKLVIRDESVHGTYLGYKFQLGYNELSATEQKTFKKWMDELLDDLLENEFAFTEEVYAPIGLAEDVKQFVHYNANKALQNMGFESRFPNAEIKDINPIVMNGISTETANHDFFSQVGAGYLMGNAEAMSSGDYDF
- a CDS encoding ribonucleotide-diphosphate reductase subunit beta; amino-acid sequence: MDYLYYKAINWDDIKDNFDKYMWERLTTNFWLDIRIPITNDQTAWQQLSDTQQQAITRMLAGTSMLAVYQSEVGTPAIRHDRRTQQEESVLNTITFMKSVHAKSCTTIFRALIPGNGGESFTWADDNANLQAEIDQLAQMSTSDMALQKKALFILTETGLSFGKYWTILQTQALVNTYQMLANILRGSALFSAYIGYKFRLRFEELTVSDQTELQYWINTQFDQLMQTEKDFLEANLDDATEAINLASYGANHALMSLGFNAVYEVQPSSLVAQLKELMIDQNQFLQQVTAENNESDTEKMTDDDYDF